In Thermococcus sp. M39, the following are encoded in one genomic region:
- a CDS encoding glycosyltransferase family 2 protein, which produces MPTISVLMPAYNEGKNLEKAVRETMKELKGLDYEIIIINDGSRDNTLQVAKELCESFRDVRLVSYSKNRGKGYALKKGFEKSRGEIIVFFDADLDIPPFQIRRFLKTLQNGYDVVIGSKYLPGARVRYSKKRRLFSIWYRTLVKMLLKLDVSDTQVGLKVFRREVLEKAFSKILVKKYAFDVELLTVINMYGYKIYELPIKIEHKSFDSSIDYRAITRMFIDTMAIFYRKNILHYYNGDNK; this is translated from the coding sequence ATGCCTACAATATCAGTGCTAATGCCTGCATACAATGAAGGAAAAAACTTGGAAAAAGCAGTTAGAGAAACGATGAAAGAGTTAAAGGGATTGGACTATGAAATAATCATAATCAACGATGGCTCTAGGGATAATACACTGCAGGTAGCAAAAGAACTCTGTGAATCATTTAGAGATGTCAGGTTAGTAAGCTACTCTAAGAACAGGGGAAAGGGGTATGCCCTGAAAAAGGGCTTTGAGAAGAGTAGGGGTGAGATAATCGTATTCTTCGATGCGGATTTGGATATCCCTCCTTTTCAAATAAGAAGGTTCTTGAAAACCCTTCAAAATGGGTATGATGTTGTCATAGGCTCGAAATATCTCCCGGGAGCAAGAGTTAGGTATTCCAAAAAAAGAAGGTTGTTCAGCATTTGGTATAGAACACTGGTTAAAATGTTGCTCAAGTTAGATGTCAGTGATACTCAAGTTGGACTTAAAGTGTTTAGGAGGGAGGTATTAGAGAAAGCGTTTTCCAAGATTTTGGTCAAAAAATACGCTTTCGATGTGGAACTTTTGACCGTGATAAATATGTATGGGTACAAGATTTATGAACTGCCAATTAAAATTGAACATAAAAGTTTTGATTCCTCTATAGATTATAGAGCAATAACAAGAATGTTCATAGATACTATGGCAATATTTTACAGGAAAAACATTTTGCATTACTATAACGGTGATAATAAATGA
- a CDS encoding glycosyltransferase, whose translation MNGQPLVSVIIPTYNSEKTIGRCLESIKNQTYKNIEIIVVDSFSQDKTVEICKKYNAKVIQIKSERTKAKNVGLKDANGKYVLFIDSDMELTSNVIEECVILIESDPKIGGIIIPERSVGNSYWVKVRDFERSFYAGTEIESARFFRKDLALQVGGFDEDVVFFEESTLPQKIEKLGYDVKTRISSYILHHEENFSLLKWLKKKYYYGKTAKMYKAKYRGYGSKQISLFYRFGLFFKRKRFWSKPHLAFGVIVLKGLEYLAAGLGYIVGGVKNG comes from the coding sequence ATGAACGGGCAACCTTTGGTTTCAGTGATTATTCCAACATATAATTCGGAAAAAACTATTGGAAGATGTTTGGAATCCATTAAAAACCAGACTTACAAGAACATAGAGATTATTGTTGTTGATAGTTTTTCGCAAGATAAAACAGTTGAGATATGTAAAAAATACAATGCAAAAGTTATCCAAATCAAGAGCGAGAGGACAAAAGCGAAGAATGTGGGGTTAAAGGATGCGAATGGGAAGTATGTTCTATTTATTGATTCCGACATGGAATTAACTTCGAATGTTATAGAGGAGTGTGTTATACTGATTGAATCAGATCCTAAAATTGGTGGCATAATAATCCCCGAACGCTCTGTCGGTAATAGTTATTGGGTCAAGGTTAGAGATTTTGAAAGAAGTTTTTATGCTGGGACTGAGATAGAGTCTGCACGGTTTTTCAGAAAAGATTTGGCTTTACAAGTTGGTGGTTTTGATGAAGACGTTGTGTTCTTTGAAGAGTCTACACTCCCTCAGAAGATTGAGAAACTTGGATATGATGTAAAGACGAGAATCTCATCTTACATCCTTCATCACGAGGAAAACTTCTCGTTATTAAAATGGCTTAAAAAGAAATATTATTATGGAAAGACAGCTAAAATGTACAAAGCAAAATATAGAGGATATGGAAGCAAACAGATAAGCTTGTTTTACAGATTTGGATTGTTTTTTAAGAGGAAGAGATTTTGGAGTAAGCCACATTTGGCTTTTGGTGTAATTGTTTTAAAGGGATTGGAGTATTTAGCGGCAGGACTTGGTTATATTGTTGGAGGTGTTAAAAATGGATAA
- a CDS encoding glycosyltransferase family 4 protein, which translates to MRILWLNWKDIKHPEAGGAEVYTHEIAKRLVKKGHEITLFTSYFDGAEKKEEIDGIEVIRGGKIVGIFDTVYSHAKRFYKENKNDFDIVIDEINTRPFLTPKYVDKPIIALIHQLAVEFWDYKTPFPVNLIGKHFLEPYWLKHYVNIKTITVSESTKEDLERLGFKDVEIVYNGLDGNILEEVPRKEDEFTAIFVGRLTPTKKPEDAIMAFKMFDKGKLWVVGRGELIEKLKNQYNYDNIEFKGFVPEREKIELMKRAHVLLVPGIREGWGRVVIEANALGTPVIGYNVPGLRDSIKHNYNGLLCEPTPKAMSEALEELYEDEELRKRLSENALEWAKRFNWDESAERFERILRGVTDGRNT; encoded by the coding sequence ATGAGAATCCTTTGGCTTAACTGGAAGGACATAAAGCATCCAGAGGCTGGAGGGGCTGAAGTTTACACTCACGAAATCGCGAAAAGGCTAGTTAAGAAGGGTCATGAAATTACGCTTTTTACCTCATATTTCGATGGAGCTGAAAAGAAAGAAGAAATTGATGGAATTGAAGTAATCAGGGGAGGAAAGATAGTTGGCATCTTTGACACTGTCTATTCACATGCAAAGAGATTTTACAAGGAGAATAAAAACGATTTTGATATAGTAATTGACGAAATAAATACTCGACCATTCTTAACCCCAAAATACGTTGATAAGCCAATAATCGCGTTAATACACCAATTAGCAGTTGAGTTTTGGGATTATAAAACCCCATTTCCGGTTAATCTTATTGGGAAGCACTTTTTGGAGCCCTATTGGCTAAAGCATTATGTGAACATAAAAACGATAACTGTCTCTGAATCTACAAAGGAGGATTTGGAAAGGTTAGGGTTTAAAGATGTTGAGATAGTTTATAATGGTTTGGATGGGAACATCTTAGAGGAAGTTCCTAGAAAAGAAGATGAATTTACGGCTATATTTGTTGGCAGGTTAACCCCAACCAAAAAGCCTGAAGATGCTATAATGGCGTTTAAAATGTTTGATAAGGGCAAACTCTGGGTCGTTGGGAGAGGAGAGCTTATAGAAAAGCTTAAAAATCAGTACAATTACGATAATATTGAGTTTAAAGGCTTCGTGCCCGAAAGAGAAAAGATTGAGCTCATGAAAAGAGCTCATGTGTTATTAGTCCCCGGAATAAGAGAAGGCTGGGGGAGAGTTGTAATTGAAGCCAATGCCCTAGGAACTCCCGTGATTGGATATAACGTTCCTGGGCTGAGGGATTCAATAAAGCACAACTACAACGGTTTGCTATGTGAGCCCACTCCTAAGGCTATGAGCGAAGCGCTTGAAGAATTGTATGAAGATGAAGAGCTTAGGAAAAGATTAAGTGAAAACGCTTTGGAATGGGCTAAAAGGTTTAATTGGGATGAGAGCGCGGAGAGGTTTGAGAGGATATTGAGGGGTGTAACAGATGGCAGGAACACATGA